In Promicromonospora sp. Populi, one genomic interval encodes:
- a CDS encoding S8 family serine peptidase, with protein MPEGMHVRDHAGGWRPVRELDPASDQLPGGRLAPTRYVRDRVIVRGDAEGGHNALLDLITARARENGVTVTTGDFDQAPSREGADGLGGRPDVEVRLDDVRDDWDALGLMAAVAEEAGDDRVRVSLDHVVTGHRNNGGFGNPDERVPATYPGAPPVRRADGPSPLVTRAGVDRPVVAILDTGIGRHPWFDAPGTVVLRDATLDGRPIGTYPEEDVDAEREGRRDGHASPLDPYAGHGTFIAGVVHQICPDAALLPVRVYGGDGMASEWDFARSVERLLEFHLRGLAGVPGYFPVDVVVIASGYYLEHPEDDDDYEGIYRGRLRDLRRAGVLVAVSAGNDGSMRKAFPAGWAPPVRRTRDGVVPGDLHDLSPDYTPLLGVAASNPDGTLAIFSNDGPWIAAVRPGVQVLSTMPTTFDGAGKGERTADGLRYAVDPDDFTGGFGTWSGTSFSAPFLAGQLASATYARRVAGELPASDVTGRVRDAWHAVLQVGDLYSEVPGVTV; from the coding sequence ATGCCTGAAGGAATGCACGTCAGGGACCACGCCGGAGGTTGGCGGCCGGTCCGCGAGCTGGACCCTGCATCGGACCAGCTGCCGGGTGGCCGTCTCGCGCCGACCCGCTACGTTCGCGACCGAGTGATCGTCCGCGGCGACGCCGAGGGTGGCCACAACGCACTCCTGGACCTGATCACTGCTCGGGCCCGCGAGAACGGCGTGACCGTGACGACCGGCGACTTCGACCAGGCGCCGTCGCGTGAAGGTGCCGATGGCCTGGGCGGCCGGCCCGATGTCGAGGTACGCCTCGACGACGTACGGGACGACTGGGACGCGCTCGGCCTGATGGCGGCGGTCGCGGAGGAAGCGGGGGACGACCGCGTGCGGGTGTCGCTGGACCACGTGGTGACCGGCCACCGGAACAACGGTGGCTTCGGCAACCCGGACGAGCGGGTGCCCGCCACGTATCCCGGTGCGCCTCCGGTCCGCCGCGCGGACGGCCCGTCGCCTCTGGTGACCCGCGCAGGCGTCGACCGGCCGGTGGTCGCGATCCTGGACACGGGAATTGGACGGCACCCGTGGTTCGACGCGCCGGGAACCGTGGTGCTTCGCGACGCGACCCTCGACGGTCGGCCCATCGGGACCTATCCCGAGGAAGACGTCGATGCAGAGCGTGAGGGGCGTCGGGACGGCCATGCCTCACCGCTGGACCCGTATGCGGGCCACGGCACCTTCATCGCCGGCGTGGTTCACCAGATCTGCCCCGACGCGGCGCTGCTGCCGGTGCGGGTGTACGGCGGGGACGGGATGGCCTCTGAGTGGGACTTCGCGCGTTCCGTGGAGCGGCTGCTGGAGTTCCACCTCCGTGGGCTGGCGGGAGTGCCGGGGTACTTCCCCGTCGACGTCGTGGTGATCGCGAGCGGCTACTACCTGGAGCACCCCGAAGACGACGACGACTACGAGGGCATCTATCGTGGTCGGCTCCGCGACCTGCGCCGGGCTGGTGTGCTCGTCGCGGTGTCCGCCGGCAACGACGGATCCATGCGTAAGGCGTTCCCGGCGGGGTGGGCGCCGCCGGTCCGACGGACACGTGACGGGGTGGTGCCGGGAGACCTGCACGATCTCAGCCCCGACTACACGCCGCTCCTCGGGGTCGCGGCGTCCAACCCGGACGGCACCCTGGCCATCTTCAGCAACGATGGGCCATGGATCGCAGCTGTTCGCCCGGGCGTGCAGGTTCTGAGCACCATGCCCACCACGTTCGATGGGGCTGGCAAGGGTGAGCGGACCGCGGACGGGCTGCGATATGCAGTCGATCCGGACGACTTCACCGGCGGTTTCGGGACCTGGAGCGGAACCTCGTTCTCGGCGCCCTTCCTCGCGGGACAGCTGGCGAGTGCGACCTACGCGCGCCGGGTGGCCGGCGAACTGCCGGCGTCAGATGTGACAGGGCGTGTCCGTGACGCCTGGCATGCTGTGCTTCAGGTCGGGGACCTCTACTCGGAGGTGCCTGGAGTAACGGTGTGA
- the rplL gene encoding 50S ribosomal protein L7/L12, with protein sequence MAKLSTDELLSAFEELTLLELSDFVKAFEDKFDVTAAAPAAVAVAGPAAAAEVVEEKTEFDVILEAAGDKKIQVIKEVRALTSLGLKEAKDLVDGAPKPVLEAADKEAAEKAKAALEAAGATVTLK encoded by the coding sequence ATGGCGAAGCTCAGCACCGACGAGCTCCTGTCCGCCTTCGAGGAGCTCACCCTTCTCGAGCTTTCCGACTTCGTGAAGGCCTTCGAGGACAAGTTCGACGTCACCGCCGCCGCCCCGGCCGCCGTTGCCGTTGCCGGCCCGGCCGCCGCCGCCGAGGTCGTCGAGGAGAAGACGGAGTTCGACGTCATCCTCGAGGCCGCTGGTGACAAGAAGATCCAGGTCATCAAGGAGGTGCGCGCGCTCACGTCCCTCGGTCTCAAGGAGGCCAAGGACCTGGTCGACGGCGCACCCAAGCCGGTTCTGGAGGCCGCCGACAAGGAGGCCGCCGAGAAGGCCAAGGCTGCCCTCGAGGCCGCCGGCGCCACCGTCACCCTCAAGTGA
- a CDS encoding CHAT domain-containing protein: MWPELEAELLAARDLSSRSRPGDALPRFREVFDRLSGVDPDGLGPADHERWVEGLVRSLAGEAVAAQAVGDAPDKPLALLDDAARRAGAAPPSARARLAAVVEGTRGLLLQRAGRLAEALATLDRALSDPAILPARDLATALLNRGATAIELGRLDAALRDFDACHEQAMRAGLSTIASLALHNTGFVRYALGDLPGALQAMAAARAVDPERADGLLDIGRGAVLYEAGLVEDAEQVLTQAISRMVVPGRAQHRAEAEYFRARCLMALHRWDEARLSAAFARRYYAGVGHPQRAAVARVAELEAILLPIRRGEVPVPDDARRRAEQALEAAEAGDEVDPLLGQYPGLSARFVAAHWYLLVDDVAAARAVLDSIPDGLADAPLTTRIQQQTVLAQIGFASGDRDAGVAAVRTGLGLLADRRMGLGSVESVTAAAAHGVDLQRADVEAALRIDNPGALFEALERGRATFAGGGWAATPDDPAVGALLTEARGLVVRARALTDQESTEEREHLFGRSRRLLATARERAWHRAGDAAATEERAATAGEVRGLLTARDDGAVVANFLVVDGVLRCVRLDAHGARTLELGPAAEVAELVLRARADFGVCANDLVPAPLRDVARRSLNRNLVALDRILVVPLAADGPVYVVGRDPLVGVPWTALPSRRGRRTTMRAYVARGRAHPRPGKKHRLLAAHGPGVTLGANEVQAVGEKWPGATVLTGLGATTAAVRATLATHDVVHLATHGRHDADNPLFAFVDLADGPLYAHELDGIRLPGSVIILSACEVGGSSQVVGGEVLGLSSVLLRLGARAVVAAVAPLSDAVAARVMPGFHAHLRAWDDPEAALAAALADEPEPVPLVCFGSLEGLPL, translated from the coding sequence ATGTGGCCGGAACTCGAGGCGGAGCTGCTTGCCGCCCGGGATCTGAGCTCGCGGTCCCGGCCCGGCGACGCCCTGCCCCGGTTCCGGGAGGTCTTCGACCGGCTCAGTGGCGTGGACCCCGATGGCCTCGGGCCCGCGGACCACGAGCGCTGGGTCGAGGGTCTGGTGCGCTCCCTGGCGGGGGAGGCGGTCGCCGCCCAGGCGGTGGGGGACGCGCCGGACAAGCCGCTCGCCCTGCTCGACGACGCCGCCAGACGCGCCGGCGCGGCGCCGCCGTCGGCCCGCGCGCGCCTGGCCGCCGTCGTCGAGGGGACGCGCGGGCTGCTCCTGCAGCGCGCCGGCCGGCTGGCCGAAGCCCTGGCCACCCTCGACCGCGCGCTCTCCGATCCCGCGATCCTTCCCGCGCGCGACCTGGCGACGGCCCTGCTCAACCGAGGCGCCACCGCCATCGAGCTCGGCCGGCTGGACGCTGCGCTGCGCGACTTCGACGCCTGCCACGAGCAGGCGATGCGCGCCGGACTGTCCACCATCGCGTCCCTGGCGCTGCACAACACGGGGTTCGTGCGGTACGCGCTCGGCGACCTGCCGGGCGCGTTGCAGGCGATGGCCGCGGCCCGCGCCGTCGACCCGGAGCGTGCCGACGGCCTGCTCGACATCGGCCGCGGCGCCGTCCTCTACGAGGCGGGCCTCGTCGAGGACGCCGAGCAGGTCCTCACCCAGGCGATCTCCCGCATGGTGGTCCCGGGCCGCGCGCAGCACCGGGCGGAGGCCGAGTACTTCCGTGCCCGCTGCCTGATGGCACTCCACCGGTGGGACGAGGCCCGCCTGAGCGCGGCCTTCGCGCGGCGGTACTACGCCGGCGTCGGCCATCCGCAGCGGGCAGCGGTAGCCCGGGTCGCGGAGCTGGAGGCCATCCTGCTGCCGATCCGGCGCGGCGAGGTACCCGTGCCCGACGACGCGCGCCGCCGCGCCGAGCAGGCCCTCGAAGCGGCCGAGGCGGGCGACGAGGTGGACCCGCTGCTCGGGCAGTACCCGGGCCTGTCCGCGCGATTCGTCGCCGCCCACTGGTACCTCCTGGTCGACGACGTCGCTGCCGCCCGCGCCGTGCTCGACAGCATCCCGGACGGTTTGGCCGACGCCCCGCTGACCACCCGGATCCAGCAACAGACCGTCCTCGCGCAGATCGGGTTCGCGTCGGGAGACCGGGACGCCGGCGTAGCGGCCGTGCGCACCGGCCTCGGGCTGCTGGCCGACCGCAGGATGGGCCTCGGCTCGGTCGAGTCCGTCACCGCCGCCGCGGCCCACGGCGTCGACCTGCAACGGGCCGACGTCGAGGCCGCCCTCCGGATCGACAACCCCGGTGCACTGTTCGAGGCGCTCGAACGGGGCCGCGCCACGTTCGCCGGCGGAGGATGGGCCGCCACACCCGACGACCCGGCCGTGGGAGCGCTCCTCACGGAGGCCCGCGGCCTCGTCGTGCGAGCGCGCGCCCTCACCGACCAGGAGAGCACGGAAGAACGTGAGCACCTGTTCGGCCGTTCCCGCAGGCTCCTGGCGACGGCCCGCGAACGAGCCTGGCACCGCGCGGGCGACGCGGCGGCAACCGAGGAACGCGCCGCCACCGCCGGTGAGGTCCGCGGCCTGCTCACCGCCCGCGACGACGGCGCGGTGGTCGCCAACTTCCTGGTGGTCGACGGCGTCCTGCGGTGCGTCCGGCTGGACGCGCACGGCGCGCGCACCCTGGAGCTCGGGCCTGCGGCCGAGGTCGCCGAGCTCGTGCTGCGCGCCCGCGCCGACTTCGGGGTGTGCGCCAACGACCTCGTGCCCGCCCCGCTGCGCGACGTCGCCCGGCGCTCCCTGAACCGCAACCTCGTCGCACTCGACCGGATCCTCGTCGTCCCGCTCGCGGCCGACGGCCCGGTCTATGTAGTGGGCCGGGACCCGCTGGTCGGCGTCCCGTGGACCGCGCTCCCGTCCCGACGCGGCCGCCGCACGACCATGCGTGCCTACGTGGCGCGCGGGCGGGCGCACCCCAGGCCCGGGAAGAAGCACCGGCTGCTGGCCGCGCACGGGCCCGGCGTGACGCTCGGCGCGAACGAGGTCCAGGCAGTGGGGGAGAAGTGGCCCGGTGCCACGGTCCTCACGGGTCTGGGCGCGACCACGGCGGCCGTGCGCGCGACGCTCGCGACCCACGACGTCGTGCACCTGGCCACCCACGGCCGGCACGACGCCGACAACCCGCTCTTCGCCTTCGTCGACCTGGCCGACGGCCCGCTGTACGCCCACGAGCTCGACGGCATCCGACTGCCGGGATCCGTCATCATCCTGTCGGCGTGCGAGGTGGGCGGCTCCTCCCAGGTGGTCGGCGGCGAGGTGCTCGGCCTGTCGTCGGTCCTCCTGCGGCTTGGCGCCCGCGCCGTCGTCGCGGCCGTCGCCCCGCTGTCCGACGCCGTCGCCGCCCGCGTGATGCCAGGGTTCCACGCCCACCTGCGCGCCTGGGACGACCCCGAGGCCGCCCTCGCGGCGGCGCTCGCGGACGAGCCGGAGCCGGTGCCGCTGGTCTGCTTCGGTTCCCTGGAGGGCCTGCCGCTCTGA
- the rplA gene encoding 50S ribosomal protein L1 → MAKRSKAYLAAAEKIDSDALYAPLDAIKLAKETATVKYDATVEVAFRLSVDPRKADQMVRGTVNLPNGTGKTAKVIVFANAAKAEEARAAGADEVGGDDLIEKVAAGYTDFDAAVATPDLMGKVGRLGKVLGPRGLMPNPKTGTVTMDVTKAVTDIKGGKIEFRVDKHANLHFIIGKASFTETQLLENYAAALDEVLRLKPSSAKGRYISKATMTTTMGPGIPLDQSKTTKLLEDASA, encoded by the coding sequence ATGGCTAAGCGCAGCAAGGCGTACCTCGCCGCCGCAGAGAAGATCGACAGCGACGCGCTGTACGCGCCGCTCGACGCGATCAAGCTCGCCAAGGAGACCGCCACCGTCAAGTACGACGCGACCGTCGAGGTTGCGTTCCGGCTGAGCGTCGACCCGCGCAAGGCGGACCAGATGGTCCGTGGCACGGTCAACCTGCCGAACGGCACGGGCAAGACCGCCAAGGTCATCGTGTTCGCCAACGCCGCCAAGGCGGAGGAGGCCCGCGCGGCCGGTGCCGACGAGGTCGGCGGCGACGACCTGATCGAGAAGGTGGCCGCCGGCTACACGGACTTCGACGCGGCAGTTGCCACGCCGGACCTCATGGGCAAGGTCGGTCGCCTCGGTAAGGTGCTGGGCCCCCGCGGCCTCATGCCGAACCCGAAGACCGGCACCGTGACGATGGACGTGACCAAGGCTGTCACCGACATCAAGGGCGGCAAGATCGAGTTCCGCGTCGACAAGCACGCGAACCTGCACTTCATCATCGGCAAGGCCTCCTTCACGGAGACCCAGCTGCTGGAGAACTACGCGGCAGCGCTCGACGAGGTCCTGCGCCTCAAGCCGTCGTCCGCGAAGGGTCGCTACATCAGCAAGGCGACCATGACCACGACGATGGGCCCCGGCATCCCGCTGGACCAGAGCAAGACCACCAAGCTGCTGGAAGACGCCTCGGCCTGA
- a CDS encoding IS30 family transposase has translation MVPTSLAPSLAALEAQLHPRFLTVAEREQIADLRRRGQSLRAIGRALGRPASTIKRELDARSTQGDYRPHRAQRAWATSRARSRTSKLAQDGPLRDYVAARLAEQWSPEQICHALVQEFPHDESMRVSTETIYQAIYVQARGGLRREVTDALRTGRTRRKPHRSPEQRAPRFVDEMVMISERPAEVADRAVPGHWEGDLIVGTGSQSAIVTLVERSTRYVMLGHLPGGHTAEEVRDVLVPLIKTLPEHLRGSLTWDQGCEMAAHKQFTVATGVPVYFCDPHSPWQRGSNENTNGLLRQYFPKGTDLSVHTATDLERVAQRLNGRPRKTLDWRTPAERLRDLLTAV, from the coding sequence ATCGTCCCCACGTCCTTGGCGCCGTCTCTCGCGGCCCTCGAGGCGCAGCTGCATCCCCGGTTCCTGACGGTGGCGGAACGGGAACAGATCGCGGATCTGCGTCGACGAGGTCAGTCGCTGCGGGCGATCGGGCGGGCGCTGGGCCGGCCGGCGTCCACGATCAAGCGCGAGCTCGACGCCCGCTCGACCCAGGGTGACTACCGGCCGCACCGGGCGCAGCGGGCGTGGGCGACCAGCCGCGCACGGTCCAGGACGTCCAAGCTCGCCCAGGACGGTCCGCTGCGCGACTATGTCGCGGCCCGGCTGGCCGAGCAGTGGTCGCCCGAGCAGATCTGCCACGCTCTGGTGCAGGAGTTTCCCCACGACGAGAGCATGCGGGTGAGCACGGAGACGATCTACCAGGCGATCTACGTCCAGGCCCGTGGCGGGCTACGACGTGAGGTCACCGATGCGCTGCGCACCGGACGCACTCGCCGCAAACCGCACAGGAGCCCAGAGCAGCGCGCGCCCCGGTTCGTCGACGAGATGGTCATGATCTCCGAGCGCCCTGCCGAGGTCGCCGACCGGGCCGTGCCCGGCCACTGGGAAGGCGACCTGATCGTCGGCACCGGCTCCCAGTCCGCGATCGTGACTCTCGTTGAACGCTCGACGCGCTACGTGATGCTCGGGCACCTACCCGGCGGGCACACCGCCGAGGAAGTCCGCGACGTGCTCGTGCCGCTGATCAAGACGTTGCCCGAGCACCTGCGCGGGTCGCTGACCTGGGACCAGGGCTGCGAGATGGCTGCGCACAAGCAGTTCACCGTGGCGACCGGCGTGCCGGTCTACTTCTGCGACCCGCACTCTCCATGGCAGCGCGGCAGCAACGAGAACACCAACGGGCTCCTGCGCCAGTACTTCCCCAAGGGCACCGACCTGTCAGTCCACACAGCCACAGACCTCGAGCGTGTCGCCCAGCGACTCAACGGCCGACCACGCAAGACGCTCGACTGGAGAACTCCAGCCGAGCGTCTGCGTGATCTACTGACAGCCGTCTAG
- a CDS encoding CHAT domain-containing protein, producing the protein MSGTGFEALAERFERARDWNTRARPSRARREFKALLRDLGRYSETDVVDADRVKWAWLIARSWMGLAQADLAISGDLSAAFEALDQALGAAQLLDGAERRRIEAVTAGQRGLFLLRVAGEPAEALRLFDQVLAVSDAGAPRDLAMAYLNRAVALSDLGDVEGALADDLAAVRHAEAAGAPVLVAFARHNAGYYLSMLGDAPAGLAEMAAARRLAPEQDDGIPLLGRAEVLYGVGLVDEAEALLDEAIPQLLKAGRRIDRAIAEYVRARCLLALLRFEEAAGFAARARTHFIAVGYEQWAVLARVLELEAALAPARRSARALSSSAIRRRASQALAAAKEGDAAGPVLGQHPGHAARLVAAQWLMLQGDLGAARNALAELPRGLTSAPLTMRIQHYTARAELAFAAGDRDKGLRAVRSGLGLLADHRSRFGSVESVTAAATHGVDLTRIDVEAAARTGRSAALFDALERGRATFAGTGRVTPPNDPEAAALLTEARGLLAKARELGAAEAKERERLTRRAHRIQNEVRERSWQHAGNAGAVQRSVTARELRRVLAERHDDTNVVANFSVIDGALRCVRIDAHGVTTIDFGPAEEVTERVRRLSADFAMAANDLIPVPLRAAANTSLERNLKVLDGILLAPLRAHGDLYVVAREPLLSVPWSALPSRSGLRTAVNSYVARGRTHARPSGKRRLLAAAGPGVDHGTDEAHAVGRQWAGATVLTGDHAVTEHVRKALATHDVVHLATHGQHDADNPLFASIDLADGPLFAHELDGTPLPGSVVILSSCEVGGSTQVLGGEVLGLTSVLLRLGARAVIASVAKLSDELAARVMPRLHAHLRDTDDPEAALAAALKDVAVPVPLVCFSSVEGLTPG; encoded by the coding sequence GTGAGCGGTACGGGCTTCGAGGCGCTCGCGGAGCGGTTTGAGCGCGCTCGAGACTGGAATACCCGGGCCCGCCCGAGTCGCGCTCGCCGCGAGTTCAAGGCGCTGCTCCGCGATCTTGGTCGGTACAGCGAAACGGACGTGGTTGATGCGGACCGGGTGAAGTGGGCATGGCTCATCGCGCGATCCTGGATGGGCCTTGCGCAGGCGGACCTCGCCATTTCGGGAGATCTCTCGGCAGCGTTTGAGGCGCTTGACCAGGCGCTCGGCGCTGCACAATTGCTCGACGGAGCAGAGCGCCGCCGCATCGAGGCGGTGACGGCTGGCCAGCGGGGGTTGTTCCTGCTCCGGGTCGCGGGGGAGCCTGCGGAAGCGTTGCGGCTTTTCGACCAGGTATTGGCGGTCAGCGATGCTGGGGCACCGCGGGACCTGGCGATGGCCTACCTCAACCGGGCCGTCGCTCTGTCCGACCTGGGGGACGTTGAGGGCGCCCTGGCGGACGATCTGGCGGCCGTGCGCCATGCGGAAGCGGCGGGCGCTCCAGTGCTCGTGGCGTTCGCGCGACACAACGCTGGCTACTACCTGAGCATGCTTGGTGACGCGCCAGCGGGTCTTGCCGAGATGGCGGCCGCGCGCAGGTTGGCTCCGGAACAGGACGATGGCATTCCACTTCTCGGGCGTGCAGAGGTTCTGTATGGCGTCGGCTTGGTGGACGAGGCGGAAGCGTTGCTAGACGAGGCGATCCCGCAGCTACTGAAGGCGGGACGGCGTATCGATCGGGCAATCGCGGAGTATGTCCGGGCTCGATGTCTTCTCGCGCTCCTCCGTTTCGAGGAGGCGGCGGGTTTCGCGGCTCGGGCGCGTACCCACTTCATAGCCGTGGGCTACGAACAATGGGCTGTGCTTGCACGCGTGCTTGAGTTAGAGGCTGCCTTGGCCCCGGCCCGACGTAGTGCAAGGGCGCTGTCGAGCAGTGCTATCCGTCGCCGTGCCTCGCAGGCGCTTGCTGCTGCCAAAGAAGGCGATGCTGCCGGACCGGTCCTGGGGCAGCACCCCGGCCACGCCGCACGGTTGGTCGCGGCACAGTGGCTCATGCTCCAGGGCGACCTCGGTGCGGCTCGCAATGCGCTGGCTGAACTTCCCCGTGGCCTTACCAGCGCTCCGTTGACCATGCGGATCCAGCACTACACGGCTCGGGCCGAGCTTGCGTTTGCGGCGGGCGATCGCGACAAAGGGCTCCGAGCGGTCCGTTCGGGCCTGGGCCTGCTTGCCGACCATCGCAGCAGGTTCGGCTCCGTCGAGTCGGTCACCGCCGCTGCCACGCACGGCGTCGACCTAACCCGCATCGATGTCGAGGCTGCTGCCCGCACGGGTAGGTCGGCTGCCCTATTCGACGCGTTGGAGCGCGGCCGTGCCACGTTCGCGGGCACGGGCCGAGTCACGCCGCCAAACGACCCGGAGGCGGCAGCGCTCCTCACAGAGGCGCGTGGGTTGCTGGCAAAGGCCCGCGAACTGGGAGCTGCCGAAGCCAAGGAGCGTGAGCGGCTCACTCGCCGCGCTCATCGGATCCAGAATGAGGTCCGGGAGCGCTCATGGCAGCACGCGGGCAACGCGGGCGCTGTCCAGCGCTCGGTGACGGCTCGCGAGCTCCGGCGTGTCCTCGCCGAGCGGCACGACGACACCAACGTGGTTGCGAACTTCTCAGTCATCGACGGCGCACTGCGCTGCGTCCGCATTGACGCTCACGGCGTGACCACCATCGACTTCGGCCCCGCCGAAGAGGTGACCGAGCGCGTCCGCCGCCTCAGCGCCGACTTCGCCATGGCCGCCAACGACCTCATCCCGGTACCCCTGCGTGCCGCAGCCAACACGTCGCTGGAACGCAACCTCAAGGTTCTCGACGGCATCCTGCTCGCCCCGCTCCGCGCCCACGGCGACCTGTACGTCGTCGCCCGCGAGCCCCTGCTCAGCGTCCCCTGGAGCGCCCTCCCGTCCCGCAGCGGTCTGCGCACAGCGGTCAACTCGTACGTCGCCCGCGGCCGTACCCACGCGCGGCCGAGCGGCAAGCGCCGCCTCCTCGCGGCCGCGGGCCCCGGGGTGGACCACGGCACTGACGAGGCGCACGCCGTCGGCCGGCAGTGGGCTGGCGCCACCGTGCTGACCGGGGACCACGCCGTCACCGAGCACGTCCGCAAGGCCCTCGCCACGCATGACGTCGTGCACCTCGCCACCCACGGCCAGCACGACGCCGACAACCCGCTGTTCGCGAGCATCGACCTCGCGGACGGCCCGCTGTTCGCCCACGAGCTCGACGGCACACCCTTGCCGGGCTCGGTGGTGATCCTGTCGTCGTGCGAGGTGGGCGGTTCCACTCAGGTGCTCGGCGGTGAGGTGCTCGGCCTGACGTCGGTGCTCCTGCGCCTGGGCGCCCGCGCGGTCATCGCGTCCGTCGCCAAGCTCTCTGACGAGCTCGCCGCCCGCGTCATGCCCCGCCTGCACGCCCACCTGCGTGACACCGACGACCCGGAGGCGGCGCTCGCGGCCGCCCTCAAGGATGTGGCCGTGCCGGTGCCGCTGGTCTGCTTCAGCTCGGTCGAGGGCCTCACCCCCGGGTGA
- the rplK gene encoding 50S ribosomal protein L11, with translation MPPKKKVSGLIKLQINAGAATPAPPIGPALGQHGVNIMEFCKAYNAATESQRGNVVPVEITVYEDRSFTFITKTPPAAELIKKAAGVPKGSPTPHTVKVASITKAQVREIATTKLPDLNANDLDAASLIIAGTARSMGITVSE, from the coding sequence ATGCCCCCGAAGAAGAAGGTCTCCGGCCTCATCAAGCTGCAGATCAACGCTGGCGCAGCGACGCCGGCTCCGCCGATCGGCCCCGCACTGGGTCAGCACGGCGTGAACATCATGGAGTTCTGCAAGGCGTACAACGCCGCGACCGAGTCGCAGCGCGGCAACGTCGTCCCGGTCGAGATCACGGTGTACGAGGACCGCTCGTTCACGTTCATCACCAAGACCCCGCCGGCCGCCGAGCTGATCAAGAAGGCCGCTGGTGTGCCCAAGGGCTCGCCGACGCCGCACACGGTCAAGGTCGCCTCGATCACGAAGGCCCAGGTCCGTGAGATCGCCACGACCAAGCTGCCGGACCTGAACGCGAACGACCTCGACGCCGCTTCGCTGATCATCGCGGGCACGGCCCGCTCCATGGGCATCACCGTTTCCGAGTGA
- a CDS encoding RNA polymerase sigma factor, with the protein MTGSREALPDVDGHGPGPTLGDRAAIALTEYREGNHQALGELVREATPLLWHTVRAQGVDPDAAEDVVQSTWVALVRHADSIAEPKAVLKWLLVTAKRAAWESVRKHRDDEKRRTELPDDSPEHPMALPAKDPLPDAEVLREERDRILWTSLQKLPGRCQELLRLVSLADRPDYRHISAAIGMPMGSIGSTRGRCLAKLRTILDEQGDFSWT; encoded by the coding sequence ATGACAGGATCAAGGGAGGCCCTGCCCGACGTCGACGGGCACGGCCCCGGACCAACGCTCGGCGATCGCGCCGCGATCGCCTTGACCGAGTACCGCGAAGGTAACCACCAAGCGCTCGGCGAGCTGGTCCGCGAGGCGACCCCGTTGCTGTGGCACACGGTCCGCGCACAGGGAGTCGATCCGGACGCCGCGGAGGACGTGGTGCAGAGCACCTGGGTGGCCCTCGTCCGGCACGCCGACTCGATCGCGGAGCCCAAGGCAGTCCTGAAGTGGCTCCTGGTGACTGCGAAGCGCGCCGCCTGGGAGTCCGTGCGCAAGCACCGTGACGACGAGAAGCGCCGCACCGAGCTCCCGGACGACAGCCCGGAGCACCCGATGGCGCTGCCCGCGAAGGACCCGCTGCCGGACGCCGAGGTGCTGCGCGAAGAACGCGATCGCATCCTGTGGACGTCACTCCAGAAACTTCCCGGACGCTGCCAAGAGCTGCTGCGTCTGGTCTCGCTCGCCGATCGGCCGGACTACCGGCACATCTCGGCGGCGATCGGAATGCCGATGGGTTCCATCGGCTCGACTCGTGGGCGCTGCTTGGCAAAGCTGCGCACCATCCTCGACGAGCAGGGGGACTTCTCGTGGACCTGA
- the rplJ gene encoding 50S ribosomal protein L10 yields the protein MARPEKAAAVAEIADKFRDSSAAVLTEYRGLTVAQLKELRRSLSGNATYAVVKNTLTGIAAKEAGVEGLDADLKGPSAIAFVTGDPVEAAKGLRDFAKANPALVIKGGVLDGRPMSVAEITKLADLESREVLLAKVAGGLKATLTRAAYAFSAKPAQVARVIDALRQKQESEGAAA from the coding sequence ATGGCGAGGCCGGAGAAGGCAGCCGCTGTAGCGGAGATCGCGGACAAGTTCCGTGACTCCAGCGCAGCCGTGCTGACCGAGTACCGCGGGCTCACCGTCGCGCAGCTCAAGGAGCTGCGTCGGTCGCTCAGCGGCAACGCAACCTACGCCGTGGTGAAGAACACGCTGACGGGGATCGCGGCCAAGGAGGCCGGTGTCGAGGGTCTCGACGCCGACCTGAAGGGCCCGTCCGCCATCGCATTCGTGACCGGGGACCCGGTCGAGGCTGCGAAGGGTCTGCGTGACTTTGCCAAGGCGAACCCTGCTCTGGTCATCAAGGGTGGCGTGCTCGACGGCCGCCCGATGTCCGTCGCAGAGATCACGAAGCTCGCGGACCTCGAGTCCCGCGAGGTTCTGCTGGCCAAGGTGGCCGGCGGTCTGAAGGCCACGCTGACGCGTGCCGCATACGCCTTCAGCGCCAAGCCTGCCCAGGTCGCCCGCGTTATCGATGCCCTGCGTCAGAAGCAGGAATCGGAGGGCGCGGCCGCCTGA